The proteins below come from a single Kosakonia sp. SMBL-WEM22 genomic window:
- a CDS encoding CPCC family cysteine-rich protein produces MTVMTRRSALKIFSIYQVALLSKVDIDSLLFAEYNDKESGEPIMYESIYNDEVQDFLIDSHADVIFFGVSNEYLLSFLKKRFNCEFVILGDEPELNKCPCCGYLTLPQRGQYDVCPVCLWEDDGRSEEWIDSYSTANHSSLKDYRLLKLGEISKEDVFYRRGS; encoded by the coding sequence ATGACTGTAATGACAAGAAGATCAGCACTCAAAATATTCTCTATATACCAAGTGGCTTTATTGTCTAAGGTGGATATAGATAGCCTTTTATTTGCAGAGTATAATGATAAGGAATCTGGTGAACCTATTATGTATGAAAGTATATATAATGATGAAGTTCAGGATTTTCTTATTGATTCCCATGCTGATGTTATCTTTTTTGGTGTATCAAATGAATATCTACTTTCCTTCCTGAAAAAACGCTTTAATTGCGAGTTTGTAATTTTAGGTGATGAGCCCGAGCTTAATAAGTGTCCCTGCTGTGGTTATTTAACTCTACCACAACGAGGGCAATACGATGTATGTCCAGTTTGTTTATGGGAGGATGATGGGCGATCGGAGGAATGGATAGATTCATACAGCACAGCTAATCATTCCTCATTAAAAGATTACCGATTGTTAAAATTGGGTGAGATATCAAAAGAAGATGTTTTTTACAGGAGGGGTAGTTAG
- a CDS encoding barstar family protein, producing the protein MQVEQSITLNFSSIKTIDDLYDELAFHLGFPDFFAHNMDAVIDCMFGIRYPDEGMTKISVSQSGYLSLNIKNFSRANIELKDSIIYIVEFVNYKYQFKGLEPAILLCFIK; encoded by the coding sequence ATGCAAGTAGAACAGTCTATTACTTTAAATTTCTCGTCTATAAAGACTATTGACGACCTCTATGATGAATTAGCCTTTCATCTTGGTTTTCCTGATTTTTTTGCACATAATATGGATGCTGTCATTGATTGTATGTTTGGTATTAGATATCCGGATGAAGGGATGACGAAAATAAGTGTCAGTCAAAGTGGTTATTTATCTTTAAATATAAAAAACTTCTCTCGAGCTAATATAGAATTAAAAGATTCTATAATATATATTGTGGAGTTTGTTAACTATAAATATCAGTTCAAAGGGTTGGAACCCGCAATTTTATTGTGTTTTATTAAATGA
- a CDS encoding ribonuclease domain-containing protein → MGNPDIQRLNSGSGQYKEWAAQTPDIATNGAQRIFVNSKTGRAYYNYDHYYSFVEIELKGWG, encoded by the coding sequence ATGGGAAATCCTGATATTCAGCGTTTAAATTCAGGTAGTGGTCAATATAAAGAATGGGCGGCGCAAACGCCAGATATAGCTACCAATGGAGCACAAAGAATATTCGTTAATAGCAAAACAGGGCGAGCTTACTACAATTATGATCATTATTATTCTTTTGTTGAGATTGAGCTAAAAGGGTGGGGATAA
- the ssb1 gene encoding single-stranded DNA-binding protein SSB1, whose translation MASRGVNKVILVGNLGQDPEVRYMPSGGAVANITLATSESWRDKATGEMKEQTEWHRVVLFGKLAEVAGEYLRKGSQVYIEGQLRTRKWTDQSGQEKYTTEVVVNVGGTMQMLGGRQGGGAPAGGGQQQGGWGQPQQPQGNNNQFSGGAQSRPQQSAPAPSNNEPPMDFDDDIPF comes from the coding sequence ATGGCCAGCAGAGGCGTAAACAAGGTTATTCTCGTCGGTAATCTGGGCCAGGACCCGGAAGTACGCTATATGCCGAGTGGTGGCGCAGTTGCCAACATTACGCTGGCTACGTCCGAATCGTGGCGTGATAAAGCGACCGGCGAGATGAAAGAGCAGACCGAGTGGCACCGCGTTGTGCTGTTCGGCAAGCTGGCGGAAGTCGCCGGTGAGTATCTGCGTAAAGGCTCTCAGGTCTATATCGAAGGCCAGCTGCGCACCCGCAAATGGACCGATCAGTCCGGCCAGGAAAAGTACACGACCGAAGTGGTGGTGAATGTTGGCGGCACCATGCAGATGCTGGGCGGTCGCCAGGGCGGCGGCGCACCGGCAGGTGGTGGTCAGCAGCAGGGCGGTTGGGGTCAACCTCAGCAGCCGCAGGGCAACAACAACCAGTTCAGCGGCGGCGCGCAGTCTCGCCCGCAGCAGTCAGCCCCGGCACCGTCTAACAACGAACCGCCGATGGATTTCGACGACGATATCCCATTCTAG